From a region of the Acinetobacter calcoaceticus genome:
- a CDS encoding molecular chaperone, with protein sequence MRKNIFVITSLLLFLPSMLNAASIRLSPVSVEILNDQSASSISLYNQSNESTDLQVRVFEWRQNAGQDQLIPTDEIAVSPPFLKLQPNDSYNLRVVRINPAPVSGEQTYRIIIDELPKPIDNRKADQGINVLLRSSLPLFVVNKDAMTKLTWSIQQEQNNSSLMISNVGNRHALLNNLTLVDVTENKSYAIKVNTVNGYILAGKAKNFNISPDFKFQADHKYNISLNINGKQTSL encoded by the coding sequence ATGAGAAAAAATATCTTTGTTATTACAAGTTTATTGTTATTTTTGCCTAGTATGCTGAACGCTGCATCAATTCGTCTTTCGCCTGTAAGTGTTGAAATATTAAATGATCAATCGGCGTCCTCAATTAGCCTATATAACCAGTCAAATGAAAGCACTGATTTGCAGGTACGTGTATTTGAATGGCGCCAAAATGCTGGGCAAGATCAACTCATACCTACAGATGAGATTGCGGTTAGCCCCCCGTTTTTAAAATTACAACCTAATGATTCTTATAACTTACGTGTAGTTAGAATTAATCCAGCACCAGTTTCTGGTGAGCAAACATACCGTATTATTATTGATGAACTACCGAAACCGATTGATAACCGTAAAGCTGATCAAGGGATTAACGTACTACTACGTTCGTCATTGCCTTTATTTGTCGTAAATAAAGATGCAATGACTAAACTTACGTGGTCAATACAACAAGAACAAAATAATTCTTCTCTTATGATTAGCAATGTTGGCAATCGACACGCACTTTTAAATAATTTAACACTTGTTGATGTAACAGAAAATAAAAGCTATGCCATTAAAGTAAATACGGTGAATGGTTATATTCTTGCTGGCAAAGCAAAAAATTTTAATATTAGCCCTGATTTTAAATTTCAAGCGGATCATAAATATAATATTTCATTGAATATTAACGGTAAGCAAACATCTCTTTAA
- a CDS encoding YdcF family protein, translating into MPQVHLMVRLVQVVTALFLLLGCFVVFLYSPFYSKLIVAGLNYFVPVDVNQVAAESQRQAALSEHDNLEPGSNLWIARQAYLKLTEKALREKKTTDLTYIQENYKALQQIILLEEKEQDLEKETATVTVPLVVKKSEIDAADEASSPVDKSFLINSSENKALTEQYTEFLARKPEVPEHQQAVSEPEQKIEYVRKNPIPIQPKKLSEPYAIVVLGGGLTLDKNGKDIVVNGYTRLRLEKTLEVEKQNQLPIVLSGVEAPYMQTWLKERGVDAKLLENRSMNTCENTRFSSLLLQKKGGAPTVMLVTDEYHMPRTRRLFALNGIETIPVVAPMPTPLTRWQPSVQNYDHSRRANYELLATIRDMLFGSSDCREVP; encoded by the coding sequence ATGCCACAAGTACACTTAATGGTACGTTTAGTACAAGTAGTCACCGCGCTATTTTTACTATTAGGCTGTTTCGTGGTTTTTTTATATTCGCCGTTTTATTCAAAATTAATTGTAGCTGGACTTAATTATTTTGTACCGGTTGATGTTAATCAAGTCGCCGCTGAAAGCCAGAGACAGGCTGCATTAAGTGAGCATGACAATTTAGAACCAGGTTCAAATCTATGGATTGCTCGTCAAGCATATTTAAAGCTGACTGAAAAAGCATTACGTGAAAAAAAGACAACTGATCTGACCTATATTCAAGAGAACTATAAAGCCTTGCAGCAAATTATTCTCTTAGAAGAAAAGGAACAAGATTTAGAGAAGGAAACAGCAACTGTAACTGTTCCTTTGGTCGTAAAAAAATCAGAAATTGATGCTGCAGATGAAGCAAGTAGCCCAGTTGACAAGTCATTTTTGATTAATAGCTCTGAAAATAAGGCACTTACAGAACAATATACAGAGTTCTTGGCAAGAAAGCCTGAAGTACCAGAGCATCAACAAGCTGTTAGTGAGCCTGAACAGAAAATTGAGTATGTCCGTAAAAACCCGATACCTATCCAGCCTAAAAAATTATCAGAACCTTATGCAATTGTTGTGTTGGGTGGCGGATTAACCTTAGATAAAAATGGAAAAGATATTGTAGTTAATGGTTATACACGCTTGAGACTGGAAAAAACCTTAGAAGTTGAAAAACAAAATCAGCTTCCTATTGTACTGAGTGGTGTTGAAGCCCCTTATATGCAAACTTGGTTAAAAGAGCGTGGTGTTGATGCAAAATTACTAGAAAATCGAAGTATGAATACCTGTGAAAATACACGATTTAGTTCTTTATTGCTTCAGAAAAAAGGTGGAGCACCTACGGTCATGTTGGTGACAGATGAATACCATATGCCACGTACACGTCGACTATTTGCTTTAAATGGTATAGAAACGATTCCTGTTGTAGCTCCGATGCCAACACCACTTACACGCTGGCAACCAAGTGTACAAAATTACGATCATAGCCGCCGTGCGAATTATGAATTACTTGCGACAATTCGCGACATGTTGTTTGGTTCAAGCGATTGTCGAGAGGTACCTTAA
- a CDS encoding linear amide C-N hydrolase: MLKKTFISSFVALAVALSSYTVACTRAVYLGNNQHIITARSMDWKVDTGTNLWIMPSGVTRDGSAGSNSIKWTSKYGSVIATGYEVSTTDGMNEAGLVANILWLVESQYPDVKKTNKPLLSIAAWAQYVLDNFATVDEAVKALEKEPYTIVTDNVPGESRLTTLHLSISDKTGDSAIIEYIDGKQTIHHSRNYQVMTNSPTFDKQLALAEYWKQIGGTIMLPGTNRASDRFARASFYINAIPKNDDSKQAQASVFSVIRNASVPYGLNTQEEPNISSTRWRTVADHKQMLYFFESALSPNVFWIDLKKINFKDGKTRRLDLGPDQSHIYAGDATSSFKVAKPFLFLSPTTR, encoded by the coding sequence ATGTTGAAAAAAACATTCATCTCTTCTTTTGTTGCACTGGCGGTAGCCTTAAGTAGCTATACTGTTGCTTGTACACGTGCTGTATATTTAGGTAATAATCAACATATTATTACGGCTCGTTCGATGGACTGGAAAGTTGATACGGGTACAAATTTATGGATTATGCCAAGCGGGGTTACCCGTGATGGTAGTGCAGGCTCCAATTCAATAAAATGGACATCTAAATATGGAAGTGTGATTGCTACAGGTTATGAAGTTTCCACAACAGATGGCATGAATGAAGCTGGATTGGTTGCCAATATTTTATGGTTAGTAGAATCTCAATATCCAGATGTAAAAAAAACTAATAAACCATTACTAAGCATTGCTGCTTGGGCACAATATGTACTCGATAATTTTGCAACTGTAGATGAGGCTGTCAAAGCCTTAGAAAAAGAACCTTACACCATTGTTACCGACAATGTTCCAGGCGAATCAAGGCTTACTACTCTGCATTTATCTATTTCTGACAAAACAGGTGATAGCGCAATTATTGAATATATTGACGGAAAGCAGACTATTCACCATAGTCGTAACTATCAAGTCATGACTAACTCACCTACTTTCGATAAGCAACTCGCACTTGCCGAATATTGGAAACAAATTGGTGGAACGATCATGCTTCCTGGTACAAACCGAGCATCTGATCGCTTTGCACGCGCATCATTTTATATTAATGCAATTCCTAAAAATGATGATAGTAAACAGGCTCAAGCCTCTGTATTTAGTGTGATTCGAAATGCATCTGTTCCCTATGGGCTAAATACTCAAGAAGAACCTAATATCTCTTCGACTCGTTGGCGAACTGTAGCCGATCATAAACAGATGCTCTATTTTTTCGAATCTGCCCTATCCCCAAATGTATTTTGGATCGACTTAAAAAAGATTAACTTTAAAGATGGTAAAACACGTAGACTTGATTTAGGGCCCGATCAAAGTCATATCTATGCAGGTGATGCTACTTCTTCCTTTAAAGTTGCCAAACCTTTTTTATTTTTAAGCCCAACTACTCGTTAA
- the murB gene encoding UDP-N-acetylmuramate dehydrogenase, with amino-acid sequence MQIQNQVQLKPFNTLSLDVTVSHYTKVQTIQDIEEALGFAEQHNLNVLVLSGGSNMLLPQQINALVIHLDIQGIEVLSNDDDFVRVNVGAGQVWHDFVLYSTNQNWFGLQNLALIPGLVGASPVQNIGAYGVEVGEFIESVQVYDRKLKETQTILAADCHFAYRHSIFKDDPNRYIITHVTFKLLKQPHFKLNYGDLKQAVGDNLTAENLQNQVIHIRQSKLPDPKEYPNVGSFFKNPIVNPQEFERLITQFSTIPHYPQAHGNVKIAAGWLIDQVGWKGKQLDMVGMFHKQALVLVNYANASLTDVKKTYQAVQHDVDQRFHIMLEPEPVLYNSLGLIENHTE; translated from the coding sequence ATGCAAATTCAAAATCAGGTACAGCTTAAGCCATTCAATACTTTGAGTTTAGATGTAACAGTTTCTCACTACACCAAAGTCCAAACTATTCAGGATATTGAGGAAGCTCTGGGTTTTGCTGAGCAGCATAATTTAAATGTACTTGTATTATCGGGCGGTAGTAATATGCTACTGCCGCAACAGATCAATGCGTTGGTTATTCATCTTGATATTCAAGGAATTGAAGTTTTATCGAACGATGATGATTTTGTTCGAGTTAATGTTGGTGCAGGCCAAGTCTGGCATGATTTCGTTTTATATAGCACTAATCAAAATTGGTTTGGCTTACAAAATCTCGCACTTATTCCTGGATTAGTCGGCGCTTCACCTGTACAAAATATTGGTGCTTATGGGGTAGAGGTGGGTGAGTTTATTGAGTCAGTACAAGTGTATGACCGTAAATTAAAAGAAACTCAGACAATTTTAGCGGCAGACTGCCATTTCGCCTATCGTCATAGTATTTTTAAAGATGATCCGAACCGTTACATTATTACGCACGTTACTTTTAAATTACTTAAACAACCACATTTCAAACTTAACTATGGTGATTTGAAGCAAGCAGTCGGAGACAACTTGACTGCCGAGAACTTACAAAATCAAGTCATCCATATTCGCCAAAGTAAGCTCCCTGATCCCAAAGAATATCCAAATGTGGGTAGTTTCTTTAAAAATCCGATCGTTAATCCTCAAGAATTTGAACGTTTAATCACACAATTCTCAACAATTCCACATTATCCTCAAGCCCATGGAAACGTTAAAATTGCAGCAGGCTGGTTAATTGATCAGGTGGGTTGGAAAGGTAAACAACTCGATATGGTGGGAATGTTTCATAAACAAGCGTTGGTTTTGGTCAATTATGCCAATGCATCTCTCACGGATGTAAAGAAAACTTATCAGGCTGTACAACATGATGTTGATCAGCGTTTCCATATTATGTTAGAACCAGAACCTGTGCTTTATAACAGTTTAGGTTTAATTGAAAATCATACGGAATAG
- a CDS encoding spore coat U domain-containing protein, giving the protein MSITTASHSFWMNSKKFSLAIKYILAPVLFFILYAFFSSAHAACTVTGTTNSTYTYTAATINSDANINFSGTISCLGGRTTPEISAYMCMKTVFTGTTNTNNSVSLPYTVTATVGGAGSSSTNQTSNVWSGPVRTVASNNIINYSVNVKVPARTGSLIAYPKGTYTGTVQLFWDMQASSSTVCEGNSGGGWDSGNATITANYVMPSLCQLDSTSNVDFGNINDIGTATRDYTAQGAVNTTCNNGTPYSIYLGDGNNRIVGSFRRMTNGSSQYIPYQLYQNSTYSTVWNTTGGVTVIGGAGGVSKTGSGNAQSTNVYGKIPQGTTISTTPGNYSDTIVVTVTY; this is encoded by the coding sequence ATGTCAATAACTACTGCGAGCCATAGTTTTTGGATGAATAGTAAAAAGTTTTCATTGGCCATAAAGTATATTTTAGCACCTGTTCTGTTTTTTATATTATATGCATTTTTTAGCTCTGCACATGCGGCTTGTACGGTAACCGGAACCACTAATAGTACGTATACCTATACGGCTGCCACCATTAATAGTGATGCAAACATCAACTTTTCTGGCACGATTAGCTGTCTTGGTGGACGTACTACTCCTGAAATTTCAGCTTATATGTGTATGAAAACCGTATTTACGGGAACCACAAACACCAATAACAGTGTTTCATTGCCTTATACGGTCACTGCAACTGTAGGTGGCGCAGGTTCTTCTAGCACAAATCAGACCTCAAATGTTTGGTCTGGACCAGTGAGAACAGTCGCTTCAAATAATATTATTAATTACTCTGTAAATGTAAAAGTTCCAGCCCGCACTGGTTCTCTTATTGCGTACCCTAAAGGTACATATACTGGTACGGTTCAGCTTTTCTGGGATATGCAGGCAAGCTCTAGCACTGTTTGTGAAGGAAATAGTGGAGGCGGGTGGGACTCAGGTAATGCCACTATAACTGCTAATTATGTTATGCCAAGTTTGTGTCAATTAGATTCAACTTCAAATGTAGATTTCGGCAATATTAATGATATTGGCACAGCCACTCGTGATTACACAGCACAAGGCGCAGTGAATACGACTTGTAACAATGGAACACCATATAGCATTTATTTGGGGGATGGAAATAACCGTATTGTTGGCAGTTTTAGACGTATGACAAATGGTAGTAGTCAATACATTCCTTATCAGCTATATCAGAACTCGACTTATAGTACGGTATGGAACACAACTGGTGGTGTAACCGTAATTGGAGGCGCTGGGGGCGTATCTAAGACGGGATCGGGGAATGCTCAAAGTACAAATGTCTATGGAAAAATTCCGCAGGGTACAACTATTTCAACGACTCCAGGTAACTACTCAGACACTATAGTTGTTACAGTCACTTATTAA
- a CDS encoding FMN-binding glutamate synthase family protein, with protein sequence MASPAQIIRHKFLNTFFSRHSLWFLCIFTALSITWFRTVYTPHSIYYFISDTLLNGLWVLTGALSLLGLYDVLQNKHSILRNYPIMGHFRFLFEDIRPEIRQYFIEADQDALPFSRMQRSLVYQRAKNENADKPFGSIIDVYQENYRFIVHSISPCPPADPKSFRIQVGNAQCLQPYSASIMNISAMSFGSLSANAILALNKGAQLGGFYHDTGEGSLSPYHLENGGDIVWQIASGYFGCRTVDGKFDEQKFAKQSQLPQIKMIELKLSQGAKPGHGGILPKHKITAEIAEIRGVSRDHDCISPAKHSSFSTPIEMMHFLQKLRTLSGGKPVGFKLCIGQPWQFMSIVKAMLETKIVPDFIVVDGSEGGTGAAPIEFSDNIGTPLREGLRFVHNTLVGAGLRDQVKIGASGKIISAFDIASTFALGADWVNSARGFMFAVGCIQAQSCHTNQCPVGVATQDKDRQKAIDVPTKSERVFNFHKNTLHALSEMIAAAGLRHPSDIKAHHLAQRVNDREIKNYAQLHFFLKEGELLQSELNNDDDNFYYRMWNMADANHF encoded by the coding sequence ATGGCGAGTCCAGCACAAATCATTCGACATAAATTTCTCAATACATTTTTTTCACGCCATTCTCTCTGGTTCTTATGTATTTTTACTGCACTCAGCATTACATGGTTTCGCACTGTATATACCCCTCATAGTATCTATTATTTTATTTCAGATACTCTACTTAACGGTTTATGGGTACTCACGGGTGCACTAAGCTTATTAGGCCTTTATGATGTTTTGCAGAATAAACATTCAATTTTAAGAAACTACCCAATTATGGGGCATTTCCGTTTTTTGTTTGAAGATATACGCCCAGAAATTCGTCAATACTTTATTGAAGCGGATCAAGATGCTCTACCTTTTTCGCGTATGCAAAGAAGTCTAGTTTATCAACGCGCTAAAAATGAAAATGCAGATAAACCTTTTGGTTCAATTATTGACGTTTATCAAGAAAACTATCGCTTTATTGTCCACTCAATAAGCCCTTGCCCACCAGCAGATCCAAAGAGTTTCCGTATTCAGGTTGGTAATGCACAATGCCTTCAACCTTATAGCGCATCCATTATGAACATCTCTGCCATGAGCTTTGGTAGTTTAAGTGCGAATGCAATTCTTGCGTTAAATAAAGGAGCGCAGTTAGGTGGGTTTTATCATGATACTGGCGAAGGTAGTTTAAGCCCTTATCATCTAGAAAATGGTGGTGATATTGTTTGGCAAATTGCCAGTGGTTATTTTGGATGTCGTACCGTAGATGGGAAATTTGACGAGCAAAAGTTTGCCAAACAATCCCAATTACCACAGATCAAAATGATTGAACTGAAGCTTTCCCAAGGTGCAAAACCGGGCCATGGCGGTATTTTACCTAAACATAAAATTACCGCAGAAATTGCCGAAATCCGCGGCGTTTCGCGCGATCATGACTGTATTTCTCCTGCAAAGCACTCTAGTTTTTCTACCCCAATAGAAATGATGCATTTCTTACAGAAATTGCGCACATTATCTGGCGGTAAACCAGTTGGTTTTAAACTGTGTATTGGTCAACCTTGGCAATTTATGAGTATTGTTAAAGCAATGCTCGAAACAAAAATTGTTCCTGACTTTATTGTGGTTGATGGTTCTGAAGGTGGTACAGGTGCAGCACCAATTGAGTTTAGCGACAATATTGGTACTCCATTACGCGAAGGCTTGCGCTTTGTCCATAACACCCTTGTCGGTGCTGGGTTAAGAGATCAAGTTAAGATTGGTGCTAGTGGTAAAATCATCAGTGCATTTGATATTGCTAGTACTTTTGCACTAGGTGCAGATTGGGTTAACTCAGCACGTGGTTTCATGTTTGCTGTTGGATGTATTCAGGCACAAAGCTGTCACACTAACCAATGCCCTGTAGGTGTTGCAACCCAAGATAAAGACCGTCAAAAAGCAATTGATGTACCAACCAAATCAGAACGGGTATTTAATTTTCATAAAAATACATTGCATGCGTTATCAGAAATGATTGCGGCAGCTGGTTTACGTCATCCTTCAGATATTAAAGCCCACCATTTGGCTCAGCGAGTAAATGACCGCGAAATTAAGAACTATGCTCAACTGCATTTTTTCTTAAAAGAAGGTGAACTTTTACAATCTGAACTTAATAATGACGATGATAATTTCTATTATCGTATGTGGAATATGGCTGATGCTAATCATTTCTAA
- a CDS encoding spore coat U domain-containing protein, producing MKKSLICLSAIAMGLMSINAANAATATGTLTVKATITNSCVLNTSATGTTANAVLDFGTLSSLASNVDADTTTGGTAIKVLCNNTVPWTLAFDAGKNAQTTQRRMIGGATSNEYIPYNLFSDTNRATAIGIATTAYSGTGTGAPQAVNVYGRIPAGTTLPSAGSYVDTVTVTVTY from the coding sequence ATGAAAAAGTCTCTCATTTGTTTATCAGCAATTGCTATGGGTTTAATGTCTATCAATGCCGCAAATGCTGCAACTGCAACAGGCACCTTGACTGTTAAAGCAACAATTACGAATAGTTGTGTATTGAATACTTCAGCTACAGGTACAACAGCAAATGCAGTTTTAGATTTCGGTACTTTAAGTTCTCTTGCTAGCAACGTGGATGCAGACACCACAACGGGTGGTACTGCAATTAAAGTTTTATGTAACAACACTGTGCCATGGACTTTGGCTTTTGATGCTGGCAAAAATGCTCAAACGACTCAACGTCGTATGATTGGTGGCGCAACAAGCAACGAATATATCCCTTACAACCTCTTCTCTGACACTAATCGTGCAACAGCGATTGGTATTGCAACAACTGCATATAGCGGTACTGGTACTGGTGCGCCACAAGCAGTTAACGTATATGGCCGTATCCCTGCTGGGACGACTTTACCAAGCGCAGGTAGCTATGTTGACACCGTAACTGTAACAGTGACTTATTAA
- a CDS encoding fimbria/pilus outer membrane usher protein, producing MYLPIHAFAESLQDNTNIALPSIPEVTSSSHQVFSSDKAYTQLFLKISINSDISTDLISVRQDQDGKLYIRARDLKVLRVKMDEHTPDSQWVCINELKGIQFRYLENEQSLNLQVPSSMLTDYSVDLNGQQLTSPHLLKMKPLNAAILNYSLYHTLTNDENVFSGSAEGIFNSAIGNFSSGVLYNGSNENSYSHEKWVRLESKWQYVDPEKIRIYTLGDFISNSSDWGNSVRLAGFQWSSAYTQRGDIVTSALPQFSGSAALPSTLDLYVNQQKIYSGLVPSGPFDIKQLPFISGNEVTLVTTDATGQQSITKQAYYFSSKILAKGINEFSVDIGVPRYNFGLYSNDYDDATFASGAIRYGYSNSLTLSGGAEASTDGLSNLGTGFAKNLFGIGVVNADIAASQYKDENGYSALVGLEGRISKNISFNTSYRKVFDNYFDLARVSQIRYLKDNQTDAEPKNYLSYSALADEIFRAGINYNFYAGYGAYLSYNQIKFSDNSYKLLSANLSGSLNKNWGFYTSAYKDYENHKDYGIYFALRYTPSTRVNAITSVSSDSGRLSYRQEIFGLSEPQIGAFGWGGYVEHDQDANQNNASVYASYRARAAYLTGRYNRIGDNDQVAVSATGSLVAAAGRIFAANEIGDGYAIVTNAGPQSQILNGGVNLGVTDKSGRFLIPSLMPYKENHIYLDPSYLPLNWSVKSTDQKTVVGYRQGGLIDFGAHQVISGLVKLVDQNNSPLLPGYTVRINGQEDGVLGYDGEVFIPNLLKQNKLEVDLLDHGSCQVNFAYENNQYSAKKLGPYVCQ from the coding sequence ATGTACTTGCCGATTCATGCTTTTGCTGAATCATTGCAAGATAACACCAATATTGCTTTACCAAGTATTCCGGAAGTTACAAGCTCTTCTCATCAGGTGTTTAGTTCTGATAAGGCATATACACAGCTTTTCTTAAAGATTTCTATTAACTCGGATATTTCAACAGATTTAATATCGGTACGCCAAGATCAAGATGGAAAGCTATATATTCGTGCTCGTGACTTAAAAGTTTTAAGGGTAAAAATGGATGAACACACTCCAGATAGCCAATGGGTGTGTATTAATGAGCTAAAAGGAATCCAGTTTAGATATCTAGAGAATGAACAATCTCTAAACTTACAAGTTCCTTCAAGCATGTTGACGGATTATTCAGTTGACTTAAATGGTCAACAGCTCACCAGCCCTCATTTACTCAAAATGAAACCCTTAAACGCTGCCATTCTGAACTATAGCCTCTACCACACCCTGACCAATGACGAGAATGTCTTCTCCGGTTCGGCAGAAGGGATCTTTAATAGCGCAATCGGTAACTTTTCATCAGGTGTTTTATATAACGGTAGTAATGAAAATAGTTATAGCCATGAAAAGTGGGTACGTCTGGAAAGTAAGTGGCAGTATGTCGACCCTGAAAAGATCAGGATATATACCTTAGGAGACTTTATTTCCAATAGTTCTGACTGGGGAAATAGCGTACGTCTGGCAGGTTTTCAGTGGTCGAGTGCCTACACTCAACGTGGTGATATTGTCACCTCGGCACTACCGCAATTTTCTGGCTCGGCTGCATTACCTTCGACTTTAGATTTATATGTTAACCAGCAAAAGATTTATTCGGGGCTTGTGCCTTCGGGTCCGTTTGACATTAAACAGTTACCATTTATTTCCGGAAACGAAGTCACGCTTGTGACCACCGATGCAACCGGTCAGCAGAGCATTACCAAACAGGCTTATTATTTTTCATCTAAAATTCTGGCAAAAGGCATCAATGAATTTTCAGTAGATATAGGGGTGCCACGCTATAACTTTGGGCTATATTCAAACGATTATGATGATGCCACTTTTGCTTCGGGTGCGATTCGATACGGTTATAGTAACTCACTGACCTTAAGCGGTGGTGCAGAGGCTTCAACGGATGGGCTATCAAATCTGGGCACTGGCTTTGCCAAGAACCTGTTTGGTATTGGGGTGGTGAATGCCGACATTGCGGCGAGCCAGTATAAAGATGAAAACGGTTATTCTGCCTTAGTTGGTTTAGAGGGGCGGATTAGCAAGAATATTTCGTTTAATACCAGTTATCGCAAAGTATTTGATAACTACTTTGACCTTGCCCGTGTGTCTCAAATTCGATATTTAAAAGATAACCAAACCGATGCTGAACCCAAAAACTATCTGAGCTACAGCGCACTGGCAGATGAGATTTTTAGAGCAGGGATTAACTATAATTTTTATGCAGGCTATGGGGCTTATCTAAGTTATAACCAGATTAAATTTAGTGATAACTCCTATAAGTTATTGTCTGCCAATTTAAGCGGAAGCCTGAACAAGAACTGGGGATTTTATACCTCAGCGTATAAAGATTATGAAAACCACAAAGACTATGGCATTTACTTTGCGTTGCGTTATACACCGTCTACCCGAGTTAATGCGATTACGAGTGTTTCTAGTGATAGCGGCAGGTTGAGTTATCGCCAAGAAATATTTGGTTTATCAGAACCACAAATCGGTGCATTTGGATGGGGTGGCTATGTTGAGCATGATCAGGATGCCAATCAAAACAATGCATCGGTGTATGCCTCTTACCGTGCCCGTGCTGCTTACCTGACAGGGCGATATAACCGAATTGGGGATAACGATCAAGTTGCAGTTTCAGCGACGGGATCGTTGGTTGCGGCAGCTGGAAGGATTTTTGCGGCCAATGAAATTGGAGATGGCTATGCGATCGTGACTAATGCTGGACCGCAAAGCCAAATTCTAAATGGTGGCGTTAATTTAGGCGTAACTGATAAGTCTGGAAGATTTCTGATTCCTAGTTTAATGCCATATAAAGAGAATCATATTTATTTAGATCCGTCGTATCTTCCTTTAAATTGGAGCGTTAAATCTACAGATCAAAAAACGGTGGTAGGTTATCGCCAAGGTGGTCTTATTGACTTTGGTGCTCATCAGGTCATTTCAGGATTAGTGAAACTTGTTGATCAGAACAACTCACCTTTATTGCCGGGTTATACAGTTCGAATTAATGGCCAAGAAGATGGTGTACTGGGTTACGACGGTGAAGTATTTATTCCAAATCTATTAAAACAAAACAAACTTGAAGTCGATCTTCTGGATCATGGTTCATGCCAAGTTAATTTTGCGTATGAAAATAATCAATACAGTGCTAAAAAATTGGGGCCTTATGTATGTCAATAA
- a CDS encoding alpha/beta hydrolase, whose amino-acid sequence MSDIPFLNPAVLKQLDLPVPNRDLTPQVLSPLNLNTLEEPSRDLLAYRKLYGLHLLECDHWQGYVQMPLFRLHVQVFKPKIDKIQGTVCLLHGYLEHSGIYQPIIREILEQGFSVITYDLPGHGLSNGSPASIQNFDHYQQVLMAVYQYVKNADQLPKPWVGIGQSTGGAIWMHHLLEYAEKRQDPIVDRVLLLSPLIRPAKTAWWHNPVGLGIIRRIKRQVPRHFRRNNHNPEFLRFIRLKDPLQPRMMGMDWILAMSKWMQEMEERPACRIPVWLAQGALDQTVDWRYNIEFIRRKFRLQTLLMLEEGSHQLINERADIRAALTGLIPAFLHAKPKHFYY is encoded by the coding sequence ATGTCAGATATCCCGTTTCTCAATCCTGCTGTATTAAAACAATTAGATTTACCGGTCCCGAATCGTGATCTCACACCCCAGGTTTTAAGCCCACTCAATTTAAATACACTAGAAGAACCATCTCGCGATTTGCTAGCCTATCGCAAGTTGTATGGTTTACATTTACTTGAATGTGACCATTGGCAGGGCTATGTTCAAATGCCATTATTTCGCTTACATGTGCAGGTTTTCAAACCTAAAATAGACAAAATACAAGGTACTGTCTGTTTATTACATGGTTATCTTGAGCATAGTGGTATTTATCAGCCCATCATTCGAGAAATTCTTGAACAAGGTTTCAGTGTAATTACCTATGATTTACCTGGTCATGGCCTCAGTAATGGTTCACCAGCAAGTATTCAAAATTTTGACCACTACCAACAAGTTTTGATGGCTGTTTATCAATATGTCAAAAATGCAGATCAGTTGCCTAAACCTTGGGTGGGAATTGGTCAAAGTACGGGTGGGGCAATTTGGATGCATCATTTATTAGAATATGCTGAAAAACGCCAAGACCCGATTGTAGATAGAGTCTTATTACTTTCTCCTTTGATTCGTCCTGCAAAAACAGCATGGTGGCATAACCCAGTCGGGTTAGGCATTATTCGTCGTATTAAAAGACAGGTTCCGAGACACTTTAGACGCAATAATCATAATCCAGAATTTTTGCGTTTTATTCGTTTAAAAGATCCGTTGCAGCCTCGAATGATGGGAATGGACTGGATTTTGGCAATGTCAAAATGGATGCAAGAAATGGAAGAGCGGCCTGCTTGCCGTATTCCTGTTTGGCTTGCTCAAGGCGCTCTCGACCAGACGGTTGATTGGCGTTACAACATCGAATTTATTCGTCGTAAATTTAGGCTTCAAACGCTATTAATGCTTGAAGAAGGTTCACATCAATTAATTAATGAACGTGCAGATATACGTGCGGCTTTAACAGGATTGATTCCAGCCTTTTTGCATGCAAAGCCAAAACATTTTTATTATTAA